Proteins co-encoded in one Euleptes europaea isolate rEulEur1 chromosome 1, rEulEur1.hap1, whole genome shotgun sequence genomic window:
- the BNIP1 gene encoding vesicle transport protein SEC20 translates to MAAAADVPVRVCNQEIVKFDLEIKAAVQDIRDCMGPVSTLTELNAKVKEKFQQVRLRIQELEQMAKEQDRESEKQTLLLEVENHKKQMLSNQAAWRKANLACKIAIDNAEKDELLRGGDPLRQRKTTKESLAEGASNITENLMGISRMMSQQVQQSEEAMQTLVNSSRTILDANEEFKSMSGTIQLGRKLITKYNRRELTDKLLIFLALALFLATVLYILKKRLFPFL, encoded by the exons ATGGCGGCCGCCGCTGACGTGCCGGTCCGCGTTTGCAACCAGGAGATTGTAAAATTTGACCTCGAGATTAAAGCGGCAGTGCAG GATATCCGGGACTGCATGGGCCCTGTAAGTACACTTACAGAACTGAATGCAAAAGTAAAGGAAAAATTCCAGCAGGTGCGGCTTAGAATACAG GAGCTTGAACAGATGGCTAAGGAACAAGATAGAGAATCAGAAAAGCAAACTTTGCTTCTAGAAGTAGAGAACCATAAAAAGCAAATGCTCAG CAATCAGGCAGCATGGAGGAAGGCAAATCTGGCTTGCAAAATTGCCATTGACAATGCTGAGAAAGATGAATTATTGCGAGGAGGAGACCCTCTAAGACAAAG AAAAACTACTAAGGAGAGCTTGGCCGAGGGGGCCAGTAACATCACTGAGAACTTGATGGGTATTAGCAGGATGATGTCTCAGCAAGTCCAGCAAAGTGAGGAGGCTATGCAGACCCTAG TCAATTCTTCACGAACCATCCTGGATGCAAACGAGGAATTTAAATCCATGTCCGGAACAATACAGCTGGGACGGAAACTCATTACAAAATACAACCGCAGGGAACTGACAGATAAACTGCTCATCTTCCTCGCTCTGGCTTTGTTTTTGGCCACAGTGCTTTACATCCTGAAGAAGAGACTGTTTCCCTTTTTGTGA